A stretch of Synechococcus sp. WH 8020 DNA encodes these proteins:
- a CDS encoding tetratricopeptide repeat protein — translation MPGANRLQAVRNRWLMGLGLPLALLTGWLVAQSAHQYPKPEQSNQEAKAGVKPVKRPTKTKLSSAIEPEQRLEQRALSHPREWRWRMLLAQSKLQRGDRDGARRELITLQALWPHRPEVQNLQLLLDVGTKRQATALGQTSDRFKKTPKGQRLQLGLRLADLQRLSGQNNAAIATYRLIAAESPKSMDPLLALALLHRDMGQSQQSQNVLLSLRNRLSVSEKNKQALDQLAVRWQLDSFRKGADRAATPGATVLPTPTKARAATTPRP, via the coding sequence TTGCCCGGCGCTAACCGATTACAGGCGGTTCGAAATCGATGGTTGATGGGGTTGGGACTTCCTTTGGCCCTGCTGACAGGCTGGCTTGTAGCCCAATCAGCTCATCAATATCCAAAGCCCGAACAGAGCAATCAAGAGGCGAAGGCAGGCGTCAAGCCTGTCAAGCGTCCAACCAAAACCAAACTTTCTTCAGCGATTGAGCCAGAGCAAAGGCTGGAGCAACGCGCCCTCTCCCATCCTCGCGAGTGGCGTTGGCGCATGCTCCTGGCTCAATCGAAGCTCCAACGAGGTGATCGTGATGGAGCCAGGCGTGAGCTCATCACCCTTCAAGCCCTATGGCCTCATCGCCCAGAAGTACAGAACCTCCAACTGTTGTTGGATGTGGGAACCAAGCGTCAGGCCACCGCTTTGGGACAGACAAGCGATCGCTTCAAGAAAACACCAAAAGGTCAAAGACTCCAGCTTGGATTGCGCCTCGCTGATCTGCAACGCCTCTCCGGACAAAACAACGCAGCCATCGCCACGTACCGCCTGATTGCCGCGGAATCTCCAAAGAGCATGGACCCCCTGCTCGCTCTCGCTCTCCTCCATCGAGACATGGGCCAAAGTCAGCAATCGCAAAACGTGCTGCTCAGTCTCCGAAACAGGCTTTCTGTCAGTGAAAAGAACAAGCAAGCCCTCGATCAGCTAGCGGTGCGCTGGCAACTTGATTCCTTCCGAAAGGGTGCAGATAGAGCGGCAACACCTGGAGCAACCGTTCTGCCCACTCCGACTAAGGCGCGGGCTGCGACGACTCCAAGGCCTTAA